Proteins from one Mesoplasma sp. JKS002658 genomic window:
- a CDS encoding uracil-DNA glycosylase: protein MSRFPQGWETFFEEEVKKDYFQQLWKTVQHEYYTTTVYPPGKDVFAVFKLVRPEDVKIVLLGQDPYHGKNQANGIAFSTASAITPRSLANMFKELKSDLDIDHPSNDLSGWVAQGVFLLNTILTVREHQPLSHQELGWETFVLNVLNFLNSNNKVILYCAFGNQAMKMYSKINGIKSENILRYGHPSPFSYDKYFKGTRPFSQINSWLEFHDLTPINWAQ, encoded by the coding sequence ATGAGCAGATTTCCCCAAGGGTGAGAAACCTTTTTTGAAGAAGAGGTAAAAAAGGATTACTTTCAACAACTTTGAAAGACAGTTCAACACGAATATTACACCACGACAGTTTATCCGCCAGGAAAAGATGTTTTTGCAGTGTTTAAACTAGTCCGTCCAGAAGACGTCAAGATTGTCTTACTTGGTCAAGATCCTTATCATGGAAAAAATCAAGCTAATGGTATTGCTTTTTCAACTGCTTCAGCAATTACACCACGCAGTTTGGCTAACATGTTTAAAGAATTAAAGAGTGATTTAGATATCGATCATCCTAGTAATGATTTAAGTGGCTGAGTAGCGCAAGGTGTCTTTTTATTGAATACGATTTTAACTGTGCGTGAACACCAACCCCTAAGTCATCAAGAGCTGGGGTGAGAAACTTTTGTTTTAAATGTTCTTAATTTCTTAAATTCTAACAACAAAGTGATTTTGTACTGTGCTTTTGGTAATCAAGCAATGAAAATGTATAGTAAAATTAATGGTATTAAGTCAGAGAATATCTTGAGGTATGGACACCCGAGTCCGTTTAGCTATGATAAATATTTCAAAGGTACCCGTCCCTTCAGTCAAATCAATAGTTGGTTAGAGTTTCATGATTTAACACCAATTAATTGGGCACAATAA
- a CDS encoding ECF transporter S component: MKSISRYLLTENNLAHVVAYFLLSLIALFLIYSLIRSTFFKRTYKGFKFTTKKITYIAMMAAVSSAVTVVISLTLPITVLPPVRMSFEGIMIKIAGMFFGPLVGMIVGLITELITIMFVPSYIHIAYLLLELGVGFLSGIAAVSQKWTGKKKWLTFLVINLFIILYGVIMVLITSSYDQNVKIFGAEISPDTYKFVFIGILGASLFVIWMVVGVFLVIEKSELLEIVLPIILLCVITEFLATTLIGSWGDSSFLGIPRDNGGYTSILMVRLIESPLKILFNTIILSTVYYILRPLVKTK; encoded by the coding sequence ATGAAATCAATTAGTAGGTATTTGTTAACTGAGAATAATTTAGCTCATGTCGTTGCTTATTTTTTGTTGAGTCTAATTGCTTTATTTTTAATTTATTCTTTAATCCGCTCAACTTTTTTTAAACGTACTTACAAGGGATTTAAGTTCACAACTAAAAAGATTACTTATATTGCGATGATGGCAGCAGTTTCTTCTGCAGTAACAGTTGTGATTTCTTTGACTTTACCGATTACTGTTCTTCCTCCTGTTCGGATGTCTTTTGAAGGAATCATGATTAAAATTGCGGGAATGTTCTTTGGACCGCTGGTAGGAATGATTGTGGGATTGATTACTGAATTAATCACGATAATGTTTGTGCCTTCCTATATCCATATAGCCTATTTGCTTTTAGAGTTGGGAGTCGGTTTTTTAAGTGGAATTGCAGCAGTTTCTCAAAAATGAACTGGGAAAAAGAAGTGATTAACGTTTTTAGTAATTAACCTTTTTATTATTCTTTATGGCGTGATTATGGTTTTAATTACGAGTAGTTATGATCAAAATGTTAAAATCTTTGGTGCAGAAATTAGTCCTGATACCTATAAATTTGTTTTTATTGGTATCCTTGGTGCGAGTTTATTTGTTATTTGGATGGTTGTAGGAGTTTTTCTGGTCATAGAAAAGTCAGAGCTCTTAGAGATTGTTTTACCAATTATTTTGCTTTGTGTAATTACTGAATTTTTAGCAACTACCTTAATTGGATCTTGAGGAGATTCTAGTTTTTTAGGTATTCCGCGTGATAATGGAGGTTATACTTCGATTTTAATGGTGCGTCTGATTGAATCGCCACTAAAAATCTTATTCAACACGATAATTTTATCAACGGTCTATTACATTTTAAGACCATTAGTAAAAACAAAATAG
- the cysS gene encoding cysteine--tRNA ligase — protein MKIYDSLTKTTQELKVTNNQIRLYCCGPTVYNYIHLGNSRPSFTMDFLVRFLQWKGIKVDYLQNITDVDDKIIDKALAAKQSETDLANFYTDAYLEDLSALHIQPPTKLIKVSTVIDLMIEFIQKLVHQGDAYLEQENVFFDLNRWKGEYGKLSNRTLDSLAVARIEPETNLKHHPADFALWKKTEVGIKWTAPFGIGRPGWHTECALLNDFYFNHQTLSIHGGGVDLKFPHHENERIQYLAANNRELSEIWMHNGHLTFNDEKMSKSLDNMILVRDFLKDYHPDVLRWLFLTTAYTQPLDVSHDLLTQGQKFLDRLNNLTKKAKQLTAFNQLIDESTKESSSHFLERFNDFMNDDLNTPLVLSVLEQAIKAINKDLMKDKITPDFYQLKTMLKVLGFSTSVNLAVNQEEKSLFLAWKKALEQKDYKNADTLRSQLIAKGLL, from the coding sequence GTGAAAATTTATGATTCATTGACTAAAACAACACAAGAGTTAAAGGTGACAAATAACCAAATTCGTCTTTATTGTTGTGGACCAACAGTTTATAACTACATTCATTTAGGAAATAGTCGACCAAGTTTTACAATGGACTTTTTGGTGCGTTTTTTGCAGTGGAAGGGTATTAAGGTTGATTATTTGCAAAATATCACTGATGTTGATGACAAGATTATTGATAAAGCTCTTGCTGCTAAACAATCAGAAACAGATTTAGCAAATTTTTATACTGATGCTTATCTTGAAGATTTATCTGCATTACACATCCAACCTCCAACCAAGCTTATTAAAGTATCAACTGTCATTGATTTGATGATTGAATTCATTCAAAAGTTAGTTCATCAAGGTGACGCTTATCTTGAACAAGAAAACGTCTTTTTTGACTTAAATCGTTGAAAAGGAGAGTATGGAAAGTTATCTAACCGTACTTTAGATAGTTTAGCTGTTGCACGGATTGAACCAGAAACTAATCTCAAACATCACCCTGCTGATTTTGCGTTATGAAAAAAAACCGAAGTAGGAATTAAGTGAACTGCTCCTTTTGGGATAGGGAGACCTGGGTGACACACTGAATGTGCTCTCCTAAATGATTTTTATTTTAACCACCAAACTTTAAGTATTCATGGTGGTGGGGTTGATTTAAAGTTTCCTCACCATGAAAATGAACGGATTCAGTATCTTGCTGCTAACAATAGAGAGTTAAGTGAAATTTGAATGCACAACGGTCATTTAACTTTTAATGATGAAAAAATGTCAAAATCTTTAGATAATATGATTTTGGTGCGAGACTTCTTAAAAGATTATCATCCTGATGTTTTACGATGATTGTTTTTAACTACTGCTTATACCCAACCTTTGGATGTCAGTCATGATCTTTTAACTCAGGGTCAAAAGTTTTTAGATCGCTTAAATAACTTAACTAAAAAAGCGAAACAACTAACCGCTTTTAACCAGTTAATTGATGAAAGTACCAAAGAAAGTTCTTCGCATTTTTTAGAACGATTTAATGACTTTATGAATGATGATTTGAACACCCCTTTAGTTCTTAGCGTTCTTGAACAAGCAATTAAAGCAATTAATAAAGACTTAATGAAAGACAAAATAACCCCTGATTTTTATCAATTAAAAACTATGTTAAAGGTTTTAGGTTTTTCTACTAGTGTGAATCTTGCAGTTAATCAGGAAGAAAAGTCGTTATTTTTAGCTTGGAAAAAAGCTTTGGAACAAAAAGATTATAAAAATGCTGATACTTTGCGAAGCCAATTAATTGCTAAAGGATTACTTTAA
- the rlmB gene encoding 23S rRNA (guanosine(2251)-2'-O)-methyltransferase RlmB, whose product MKNLIYGRRVVEEFIQKHPTMVKQVWTSHYQELVKRTSLNQTLITVSTNQKMEKMFDQKVNHQGYVAEIKEFNYTPFNELLAAINTQEKAIVLVLDQIHDPYNFGAIIRSATLLNVSYLIILDHKQVLVNPTVVKTSAGTAYDMIISKVNNLTNALEKLKEVGFWIYASNLNQEALDARKIDYAPKTVVIIGNEEKGIGEKLTHHADVNVFLPSTQKIDSYNASVAASLLMFIISDHINLI is encoded by the coding sequence ATGAAGAATTTAATTTATGGTAGACGAGTGGTAGAAGAATTTATCCAAAAGCACCCAACAATGGTCAAACAAGTGTGAACTAGTCATTACCAAGAACTAGTTAAGAGAACTTCACTTAATCAAACCTTAATAACTGTTAGTACAAATCAAAAAATGGAAAAAATGTTTGATCAAAAAGTTAATCATCAAGGATATGTGGCAGAAATTAAAGAATTTAATTACACCCCATTTAACGAACTGCTTGCCGCGATTAATACCCAAGAAAAGGCAATAGTTTTGGTGTTAGACCAAATTCACGATCCTTATAATTTTGGAGCTATTATCCGGAGTGCGACACTTTTGAATGTTAGTTATCTGATTATTTTAGACCATAAACAAGTTTTAGTTAACCCAACAGTGGTTAAAACTAGTGCGGGAACTGCTTATGATATGATAATTTCTAAAGTTAACAATCTAACTAATGCGTTAGAAAAATTGAAAGAAGTCGGTTTTTGAATTTATGCTTCTAATTTAAACCAAGAAGCTCTTGATGCAAGAAAAATTGATTATGCACCAAAAACAGTGGTAATTATTGGTAACGAAGAAAAAGGGATAGGAGAAAAATTGACCCATCATGCTGATGTTAATGTTTTTCTACCTTCAACCCAGAAGATTGATTCTTATAACGCTTCAGTTGCTGCATCATTGTTGATGTTCATTATTAGTGACCACATCAATTTAATTTAG
- the rpmG gene encoding 50S ribosomal protein L33, producing the protein MPKDHRKIILVCSDCLSRNYSLTKGNLTQKERLEVKKYCSTCNRHTLHKESR; encoded by the coding sequence ATGCCAAAAGACCATCGTAAGATTATTTTAGTTTGCTCTGATTGTTTAAGTCGTAACTACTCTTTAACTAAGGGAAATTTAACACAAAAAGAACGTTTAGAAGTAAAGAAATATTGTTCAACTTGTAATCGTCATACCCTACACAAAGAAAGTAGGTAA
- the secE gene encoding preprotein translocase subunit SecE encodes MTPQEKELKKTQKRLKKEAKAKTRVTRKQAKSKKSDHAQSEGTTKRVLREKEIKKNLYNRSNFKATKTKEKIDWKLSFKEFPVKMVKEVSKIKWSGKQNLTNKFVQVIIFMLIFAVVFYLIDWGFQTLFSVMHVI; translated from the coding sequence ATGACTCCACAAGAAAAAGAGTTAAAAAAAACCCAAAAAAGGTTAAAAAAAGAGGCGAAGGCCAAGACGAGAGTTACTCGTAAACAAGCAAAGAGCAAAAAGTCTGATCATGCTCAGAGTGAAGGGACGACTAAACGGGTTTTGAGAGAAAAAGAAATCAAGAAAAATCTCTATAACCGGAGTAACTTTAAAGCCACAAAAACCAAAGAAAAAATTGATTGAAAACTTTCTTTTAAGGAATTTCCAGTCAAAATGGTTAAAGAAGTGAGCAAGATTAAATGGTCAGGTAAGCAAAATTTAACCAATAAGTTTGTGCAAGTAATTATCTTTATGTTAATTTTTGCAGTGGTTTTTTATTTAATTGACTGAGGATTTCAGACGTTATTTTCAGTGATGCACGTGATATAG
- the nusG gene encoding transcription termination/antitermination protein NusG, whose protein sequence is MNLENEKLEAELEKYPGQWFVINSNTGHEDKVRQDLLEKVKNQNLGNIIFDVRISKYLTETKSGKETEKNKFPGYIFINMNMTEEAWFIVRNTPGVTGFIGSSGRGAKPFPLTSEEVARMILNDQTQSDPVEPLEPSKEVKPVSGNKVITSGPNATQEKVVYTADFKIGDQVVIQTGPFMNKDGKVIDMDFDKGVAIISIEMFGRYTPTEVEFKNAKILTED, encoded by the coding sequence ATGAATTTGGAAAACGAAAAATTAGAAGCGGAATTAGAGAAATATCCAGGCCAATGGTTCGTAATTAATAGTAATACTGGGCATGAAGACAAGGTTCGCCAGGACTTATTAGAAAAAGTTAAAAATCAAAATCTGGGTAACATTATTTTTGATGTGCGAATTTCAAAGTACTTGACTGAAACTAAGAGTGGTAAAGAAACAGAAAAAAACAAATTTCCTGGATATATTTTCATTAATATGAACATGACTGAAGAAGCATGATTTATTGTGCGTAATACTCCAGGAGTAACTGGGTTTATTGGTTCATCTGGAAGAGGAGCAAAACCATTTCCATTAACAAGCGAAGAAGTGGCAAGAATGATTTTAAATGACCAAACCCAATCTGATCCTGTTGAGCCATTAGAACCAAGTAAAGAAGTTAAACCTGTTTCTGGAAATAAAGTGATTACTTCTGGACCAAATGCTACTCAGGAAAAAGTTGTTTATACTGCTGATTTCAAAATTGGTGATCAAGTAGTAATTCAAACTGGACCGTTTATGAACAAAGATGGAAAAGTTATTGATATGGATTTTGATAAGGGAGTAGCGATTATTTCAATTGAGATGTTTGGTCGTTATACACCAACCGAGGTCGAATTTAAAAACGCAAAAATCCTCACTGAAGATTAA
- the rplK gene encoding 50S ribosomal protein L11, which produces MAKKVTRIAKLEFMAMQAKPGAELASLGINMPEFTKQFNDATKERAGDVVPVVITAYDDKSFDFVLKTTPAPVMLKKAAKIQKAAHNPGKETAGTISIEDLRSIAEYKLPDLNANSVEAAMKIIAGTAKNMGIKITGWDEGETK; this is translated from the coding sequence GTGGCTAAAAAAGTAACACGTATTGCAAAACTGGAATTTATGGCAATGCAAGCCAAACCTGGAGCAGAACTAGCTTCTTTGGGAATTAACATGCCAGAATTCACCAAACAATTTAACGACGCAACTAAAGAAAGAGCAGGAGATGTTGTGCCAGTTGTTATTACTGCTTATGATGATAAATCATTTGATTTTGTCTTAAAAACAACTCCTGCCCCAGTGATGTTGAAAAAAGCTGCTAAGATTCAAAAAGCAGCGCATAATCCTGGAAAGGAAACTGCTGGAACGATTAGTATTGAAGATTTAAGAAGCATTGCTGAGTATAAATTACCAGACTTGAATGCTAATAGTGTTGAAGCGGCTATGAAAATTATTGCTGGAACTGCTAAAAATATGGGAATTAAAATTACTGGATGAGATGAAGGGGAAACTAAATAA
- the rplA gene encoding 50S ribosomal protein L1: MAKLSKNRKAALTKVDKKTLYPVAQAINLMKEVASTKFDETVELAFNLNIDPRKADQQVRGAVVLPSGTGKSQRVLVLTTTKTKEATDAGADFVGSDDMIYKIQNENWFDFDVIIATPEIMAKLGPIGKVLGPKGLMPNPKTGTVTMDVKKAIEDVKKGKVEYRADKEGNIHTIIGKVSFDVSALENNFKTILSELQRVKPQTVKGDYIKSVTISSTMGPGIKIQLN; encoded by the coding sequence ATGGCAAAGTTGAGTAAAAATCGTAAAGCAGCTTTAACAAAAGTTGATAAGAAAACCCTTTATCCAGTTGCTCAAGCAATTAATTTAATGAAAGAAGTTGCTTCAACTAAGTTTGATGAAACTGTTGAATTGGCTTTCAACTTAAACATTGATCCGCGTAAAGCCGATCAACAAGTTAGAGGGGCGGTTGTTTTACCTTCAGGAACTGGTAAAAGTCAACGTGTTTTGGTTTTAACTACTACTAAAACAAAAGAAGCAACTGATGCTGGTGCTGATTTTGTTGGTTCTGATGACATGATTTATAAAATTCAAAATGAAAATTGGTTTGACTTTGATGTGATTATTGCCACTCCAGAAATCATGGCTAAATTAGGACCAATTGGTAAAGTTTTAGGACCTAAAGGTTTGATGCCTAACCCAAAAACTGGAACTGTTACAATGGATGTTAAAAAAGCTATTGAAGATGTTAAAAAAGGAAAAGTAGAGTATCGTGCTGATAAAGAAGGAAACATTCACACGATTATTGGAAAAGTTTCTTTTGATGTTAGCGCTTTAGAAAACAACTTTAAGACTATCCTTAGTGAACTACAAAGAGTTAAACCTCAAACTGTTAAAGGTGACTATATCAAGAGTGTGACAATCTCTTCAACAATGGGTCCAGGAATTAAAATTCAATTAAATTAA
- the rplJ gene encoding 50S ribosomal protein L10, with amino-acid sequence MTQERPAHAKKALVIQEIAQKLTTNNGVAIAEYKNLTVAQMTTLRQEALKQGIEVKVYKDSLVRRAASESNLEPLNEFLTQQNVFIFSKEDGVAAPKLVAEFAKKNKDLVLKAGIFEGKIQDTTAINNIASLPSKEELYSMFANSLLYPLRQVMNAIKAVADTKA; translated from the coding sequence ATGACACAAGAAAGACCAGCACACGCCAAAAAGGCTTTGGTTATTCAAGAAATTGCCCAAAAATTAACCACTAACAATGGGGTGGCAATTGCTGAATACAAAAACTTAACAGTTGCGCAAATGACAACTTTACGTCAAGAAGCGTTAAAACAAGGTATCGAAGTTAAAGTGTACAAGGATTCATTAGTAAGAAGAGCTGCTAGTGAAAGTAACCTTGAACCTTTAAATGAATTCTTAACTCAACAAAATGTTTTCATTTTTTCAAAAGAAGACGGGGTGGCAGCACCTAAACTCGTGGCTGAATTTGCCAAAAAGAACAAAGATTTAGTTTTAAAAGCAGGAATCTTTGAAGGTAAAATTCAAGACACAACTGCAATTAATAACATTGCTTCTCTTCCATCAAAAGAAGAACTTTATTCAATGTTTGCCAACTCTTTATTGTATCCATTGCGTCAAGTGATGAATGCAATCAAAGCAGTTGCTGACACTAAAGCGTAG
- the rplL gene encoding 50S ribosomal protein L7/L12 has protein sequence MAVTKDDIIKALETMTLTDLNDLVKGIEEHFGVVAAAAVAAPAAGADAAAAPSEVTVFLAEAGAQKVQVIKVVKELTGLGLMDAKKLVDGTLPVAIKENIKPEEAEQIKEKLVAAGASVDIK, from the coding sequence ATGGCAGTCACAAAAGACGATATTATTAAAGCATTAGAAACCATGACTTTAACTGATCTAAACGATTTAGTTAAAGGAATTGAAGAACACTTTGGAGTAGTTGCTGCTGCTGCAGTTGCTGCCCCAGCAGCTGGAGCTGACGCTGCTGCTGCCCCTTCAGAAGTAACTGTTTTCTTAGCAGAAGCAGGAGCACAAAAAGTGCAAGTTATCAAAGTAGTTAAAGAACTTACTGGATTAGGGTTAATGGATGCCAAAAAATTGGTTGATGGAACTTTACCAGTAGCAATTAAGGAAAACATTAAACCAGAAGAAGCAGAACAAATTAAAGAAAAATTAGTTGCTGCTGGAGCTTCAGTAGATATTAAATAA